In Acidimicrobiia bacterium, the sequence TCGTCGCGCACGGCGCCCAGCTTGGCTTGCTCGAGCACCGGTACGGGATCCTCCCGGACCTGGGTGGCACCCAGCGGCTGCCGCGGATCGTCGGCCCGTCGAAGGCGCTGCAGCTGATCGTCACCGCGGCGCGCATCGACAGCGCCGAGGCCGAGCGCATCGGCCTCGTCGACGTCGCCGTCAGCGACGACGACCTCGAGGACGCTGCGGCCGCGCTCGCCGAGACGATCGCGGCCCAGCCGCCGCTCGCGGTCCAAGGCGCGAAGCGGGCGGTGTGGGCGGCGGTATCGGGGCTCAGCGTGCGCGAGGGCCTGCTGGTCGAGGCCGAGGCGCAAGCGGCGTGTCTGCGCTCCGAGGACGTGACCGAGGCGATCACCGCGTTCGTCGAGCGGCGAGCACCCGTCTACCGCGGGCGCTGAGGACCGCCGGCGGGCGCCTCCGACCGCCTACCATCCCGCGATGGACCGATACGTGGTGCAGCCGGGCGCGCCCTTGTCCGGGTCGACCCGCGTGTCGGGCATGACGAAGAACGCCGGTCTGAAGCAGATGGCGGCGGCCCTGCTCGCGCCGGGCGTGACGACGCTGCGCAACATGACGCC encodes:
- a CDS encoding enoyl-CoA hydratase-related protein gives rise to the protein VAHGAQLGLLEHRYGILPDLGGTQRLPRIVGPSKALQLIVTAARIDSAEAERIGLVDVAVSDDDLEDAAAALAETIAAQPPLAVQGAKRAVWAAVSGLSVREGLLVEAEAQAACLRSEDVTEAITAFVERRAPVYRGR